TCATTGTCCAATCCCACCAGGTAGACGCCAGCGGGGCATTTCGCCCCTCGCTCATCCCTTCCGTCCCATGGAATTGCCCTGGACCGTGTCCCACCCGGGGGCACCACTAGGCGCCGCACGAGCCGGCCCGAGACATTACGGATCTCAAGCGCCGTGGGCTTGCCCTCTCCTCCCGTAAGGATGATCATCATATCGCCTGGACACGGATTCGGGTACGCCGCTAACTCGAAACTCTCGAGGAGCCGAACTAGGCCTTTGTCGGGCACATTGAGGCCGGAAACCCAGCGATAGATGGAGGCACCGATCCCCACTGCCCAGCCATGGGCGCTGTCCAGGAAATACAGGTCACTGCAGAAGAAGCGTGCCTCCTCCTCGCTGCTCGCCAAGCGCTGCCAGGTACTGCCCCCATCCACTGTCCAGTAGCCGGCGAGCCAGCCCTCCTCCCGGGTAACGAAATGCACGCAGGGGCCAAAGGGCCCGCACTCTTCCCAGCTCCTGCCCCCATCCAGAGTCCGGATCGAACGCGCGGTACCTACTGCCCAACCCGCCACAGGGTCCACGAAAAAGACATCCTCGAAAGAGCAATAGGGTGCAGACCCACGATACTGCTCTATCCAGGAAGCACCGCCATCCGCCGTAAAGCACACGTCCGCGTACAAGCCCCTGTTTCCTACGGCCCACCCACAACAGGAGTCCACGAAGAACAGACTCCGTATCTCCAGTGGTAGTGAGTCGTTTATCTGCCACGACCGACCGCGATCACTGGTGCGAGCGAGCAAGGACTGCCCCGGGGACAGATACGAGATCCACCCTAAGCTGTCATTGAGAATGAAGGCCGCTATCGGCGTGCCCGGTACAGGGGGAGGGAGGGATACCCACGTGACCCCTCCATCCGCAGTATAGTAGACACTATCTCCTAATGCCCATCCGTGGAGGGTATCGGACGAGAACATGGACAACCAAGGCACATAGGGGCATGGCTGCCAGGTTGCCCCTCCGTCGGCAGTGCGCAGAGTCTGTCGCCAGTCACCCATCCATGGCGGTGGTCAGCGAAATAGACCCTGCGGAGCGCTCTGGCGGGGACTGGCATGAGAGGGTGCCACTCCTGACCGCCGTCCGCGGTGCGAAGGATAGTACCTTCTGCGCCAGCCAGAAAGCCCGCTTCTTTGCCCACGAAGACCACGTCATTGCCGGCGGGTGCAAAGGGGAGCACGTGCGTTACCCACGTCTCCCCGCCATCGGTGGTAGCAAACAGGGAAGGAGCCTGCCGTCCATGCAGTCCTCCGGGGAGTCTGCCAAGTGCAACCCAACCTTCACGGCTGTCAATAAAGAAAAGCGAGGTAAGAGGAAAGTCCAGGTCGGTAACTCTCACCTCCTGCCAGGAGTTTCCTCCATCGATGGTTCTAAGAACCGAGCGACTGGATTCAAGCAGCCAACCGTGAAGACGGTCAACGAAAAACACGTCTACGTATGTCGCTTGAGGGACCGTC
The sequence above is drawn from the candidate division KSB1 bacterium genome and encodes:
- a CDS encoding YCF48-related protein — translated: CYGPEVHGLAAIEDSLVWVVGVAHLSQGGDANGFVLHSPDGGTTWRWQLSVPFRALRDVSFVNSVRGWAVGDSGTIVSTSDGGGVWVRQASGVSATLCAVCFADSLWGWVVGTDGTALHTTDGGVAWHPVTVPQATYVDVFFVDRLHGWLLESSRSVLRTIDGGNSWQEVRVTDLDFPLTSLFFIDSREGWVALGRLPGGLHGRQAPSLFATTDGGETWVTHVLPFAPAGNDVVFVGKEAGFLAGAEGTILRTADGGQEWHPLMPVPARALRRVYFADHRHGWVTGDRLCALPTEGQPGSHAPMCLGCPCSRPIPSTDGH